One window of the Salvia miltiorrhiza cultivar Shanhuang (shh) chromosome 6, IMPLAD_Smil_shh, whole genome shotgun sequence genome contains the following:
- the LOC130988201 gene encoding kinesin-like protein KIN-13B isoform X4 → MYKFDDERVTKEDMKKALDELYGGEEEVDLTEYLEKHEFVFDAVLNEEVSNDEVYHETVEPIIPIIFQRTKATCFAYGQTGSGKTYTMKPLPLRAVRDILRLIHHTYRNQGFQLFVSFFEIYGGKLFDLLSDRK, encoded by the exons AT GTATAAGTTTGATGATGAACGAGTGACAAAAGAAGATATGAAAAAGGCATTAGATGAGCTGTATGGTGGTGAAGAAGAA GTTGACCTAACAGAATATTTGGAGAAACATGAATTTGTATTTGATGCTGTACTAAACGAAGAAGTGTCAAATGATGAG GTATATCATGAAACTGTAGAGCCTATCATTCCCATAATTTTCCAACGTACGAAAGCTACTTGCTTTGCTTATGGGCAAACAG GAAGTGGCAAAACATATACAATGAAGCCACTGCCCCTTAGAGCAGTGAGAGACATCTTGAGGCTCATTCATCATACCTACAGGAACCAAGGCTTTCAGTTGTTTGTCAGCTTCTTTGAGATATATGGGGGGAAACTCTTCGATCTGCTCAGTGATAGGAAGTAA
- the LOC130988201 gene encoding kinesin-like protein KIN-13B isoform X1 encodes MQCLSRFLQDVRNSCFMIHNIISLLTQMVGWSWRTYILYAEAQINWLVDLTEYLEKHEFVFDAVLNEEVSNDEVYHETVEPIIPIIFQRTKATCFAYGQTGSGKTYTMKPLPLRAVRDILRLIHHTYRNQGFQLFVSFFEIYGGKLFDLLSDRK; translated from the exons ATGCAATGCTTGAGCAGGTTCCTACAGGATGTAAGGAATTCCtgttttatgattcataatattatttcttTATTAACCCAAATGGTAGGATGGTCATGGAGGACATATATTTTGTATGCAGAAGCTCAGATTAACTGGCTG GTTGACCTAACAGAATATTTGGAGAAACATGAATTTGTATTTGATGCTGTACTAAACGAAGAAGTGTCAAATGATGAG GTATATCATGAAACTGTAGAGCCTATCATTCCCATAATTTTCCAACGTACGAAAGCTACTTGCTTTGCTTATGGGCAAACAG GAAGTGGCAAAACATATACAATGAAGCCACTGCCCCTTAGAGCAGTGAGAGACATCTTGAGGCTCATTCATCATACCTACAGGAACCAAGGCTTTCAGTTGTTTGTCAGCTTCTTTGAGATATATGGGGGGAAACTCTTCGATCTGCTCAGTGATAGGAAGTAA
- the LOC130988201 gene encoding kinesin-like protein KIN-13B isoform X2: MQCLSRFLQDKLRLTGWYKFDDERVTKEDMKKALDELYGGEEEVDLTEYLEKHEFVFDAVLNEEVSNDEVYHETVEPIIPIIFQRTKATCFAYGQTGSGKTYTMKPLPLRAVRDILRLIHHTYRNQGFQLFVSFFEIYGGKLFDLLSDRK, translated from the exons ATGCAATGCTTGAGCAGGTTCCTACAGGAT AAGCTCAGATTAACTGGCTG GTATAAGTTTGATGATGAACGAGTGACAAAAGAAGATATGAAAAAGGCATTAGATGAGCTGTATGGTGGTGAAGAAGAA GTTGACCTAACAGAATATTTGGAGAAACATGAATTTGTATTTGATGCTGTACTAAACGAAGAAGTGTCAAATGATGAG GTATATCATGAAACTGTAGAGCCTATCATTCCCATAATTTTCCAACGTACGAAAGCTACTTGCTTTGCTTATGGGCAAACAG GAAGTGGCAAAACATATACAATGAAGCCACTGCCCCTTAGAGCAGTGAGAGACATCTTGAGGCTCATTCATCATACCTACAGGAACCAAGGCTTTCAGTTGTTTGTCAGCTTCTTTGAGATATATGGGGGGAAACTCTTCGATCTGCTCAGTGATAGGAAGTAA
- the LOC130988201 gene encoding kinesin-like protein KIN-13B isoform X3, which produces MSLRYKFDDERVTKEDMKKALDELYGGEEEVDLTEYLEKHEFVFDAVLNEEVSNDEVYHETVEPIIPIIFQRTKATCFAYGQTGSGKTYTMKPLPLRAVRDILRLIHHTYRNQGFQLFVSFFEIYGGKLFDLLSDRK; this is translated from the exons ATGTCTCTCAGGTATAAGTTTGATGATGAACGAGTGACAAAAGAAGATATGAAAAAGGCATTAGATGAGCTGTATGGTGGTGAAGAAGAA GTTGACCTAACAGAATATTTGGAGAAACATGAATTTGTATTTGATGCTGTACTAAACGAAGAAGTGTCAAATGATGAG GTATATCATGAAACTGTAGAGCCTATCATTCCCATAATTTTCCAACGTACGAAAGCTACTTGCTTTGCTTATGGGCAAACAG GAAGTGGCAAAACATATACAATGAAGCCACTGCCCCTTAGAGCAGTGAGAGACATCTTGAGGCTCATTCATCATACCTACAGGAACCAAGGCTTTCAGTTGTTTGTCAGCTTCTTTGAGATATATGGGGGGAAACTCTTCGATCTGCTCAGTGATAGGAAGTAA